A stretch of Alkalicella caledoniensis DNA encodes these proteins:
- a CDS encoding aspartate aminotransferase family protein: MENIFSHDKECILNLYNRMNLHIVKGEGSYLYDDQGNKYLDMFSGIAVNNLGHGKTEIKEAITKQLENYIHLSNFFVSEPVVNLAKLLVENSFASKVFFANSGTEANEGALKLVKKYGKSISEDKVEILSFYNSFHGRTFGGMTLTGQDKYKESFAPVIPHVKHIEFNSIEELRSQVSDKTCGFFLEIIQGEGGIREVSQAFIDELLLLSKKHNFLIVVDEIQTGLGRAGDLFAYEKYGFSPDVVTLAKSLGGGLPIGAMLVGQHLEKVLVPGDHGSTFGGNPMACAVGESILNTITKENFLKEVKAKSTYLVEKLKEMQQGYPHVIKDIRGRGFIIGIEVGQQANEIKTKAIAHGLLLNVTSGTVIRLLPALTITYLEINEFLREFKNIIRGLENCHDSVK; this comes from the coding sequence ATGGAAAATATATTTTCCCACGATAAAGAGTGTATTTTAAACCTCTACAATAGAATGAACCTTCACATAGTAAAAGGTGAAGGTTCATACCTTTACGATGACCAAGGGAACAAATATCTAGATATGTTCAGCGGAATCGCCGTAAACAACCTAGGACACGGTAAAACAGAAATAAAAGAAGCCATTACTAAGCAGCTTGAAAACTATATACATCTTTCGAACTTTTTTGTAAGTGAACCCGTTGTAAATCTAGCAAAACTCCTTGTGGAAAACAGCTTTGCCTCTAAGGTATTCTTTGCAAACTCCGGTACGGAAGCAAACGAGGGAGCTTTAAAGCTAGTAAAAAAATATGGTAAATCTATTAGCGAAGACAAGGTAGAGATACTTTCCTTCTATAACTCATTTCACGGAAGAACCTTCGGTGGAATGACATTAACTGGGCAAGATAAATACAAGGAAAGCTTTGCACCAGTAATACCTCATGTAAAGCACATTGAATTCAATAGCATCGAGGAACTAAGAAGCCAAGTATCCGATAAAACCTGCGGATTTTTCCTAGAGATAATCCAAGGTGAGGGGGGTATCCGTGAAGTTTCCCAAGCCTTTATTGATGAATTGCTATTGCTTTCTAAAAAACACAACTTCCTAATAGTGGTGGATGAAATCCAGACTGGACTAGGTAGGGCAGGGGACCTCTTTGCATACGAAAAGTATGGATTTTCCCCTGATGTAGTAACACTGGCAAAATCCCTAGGGGGCGGACTGCCAATAGGGGCCATGCTTGTAGGTCAGCACCTAGAAAAAGTACTAGTTCCAGGGGATCATGGCAGTACATTTGGTGGAAACCCGATGGCATGTGCAGTTGGTGAATCCATCCTTAACACAATAACCAAAGAAAATTTCTTAAAGGAAGTAAAAGCGAAAAGCACTTATCTTGTAGAAAAACTAAAAGAAATGCAACAAGGATATCCCCATGTCATAAAAGATATCCGGGGCAGAGGTTTTATCATAGGTATAGAGGTTGGTCAACAAGCCAACGAAATCAAAACCAAGGCCATTGCCCACGGGCTGCTTTTAAATGTAACCAGCGGAACAGTTATAAGATTATTGCCAGCTTTGACAATAACATATCTAGAAATTAATGAGTTTTTAAGGGAATTCAAAAATATAATTAGAGGATTGGAGAATTGCCATGATTCAGTTAAATAA
- the dapD gene encoding 2,3,4,5-tetrahydropyridine-2,6-dicarboxylate N-acetyltransferase translates to MNNENLTDAYAIARFIKEAKKVTPVKLYIKGELDNIDFSGLQVFGEGNSRTVFGDISAINQLIIDHKDQIQDYVLENDRRNSAIPLLDLTGIEARIEPGAIIRDRVSIGKNAVIMMGAVINIGAEIGEGTMIDMNAVLGARATIGKNAHIGAGAVIAGVLEPPSKTPVIIEDDVLVGANAVVLEGVRVGKGAVVAAGAMVTQDVPPNTVVAGSPARVIKDKDEKTAEKTQILDDLRK, encoded by the coding sequence ATGAATAACGAAAACTTAACAGATGCTTATGCAATAGCACGCTTTATAAAAGAAGCAAAGAAAGTAACACCAGTGAAACTATATATAAAAGGAGAACTAGATAACATCGATTTTTCCGGCCTTCAGGTATTTGGCGAAGGAAACTCACGCACAGTGTTTGGAGATATCAGTGCAATAAACCAACTAATAATAGATCACAAAGATCAAATCCAAGACTACGTACTAGAAAATGACCGTAGAAACTCAGCTATACCACTACTAGACCTAACAGGAATTGAAGCTCGTATAGAGCCAGGTGCCATCATAAGAGATAGAGTTAGTATAGGTAAAAACGCTGTAATAATGATGGGCGCCGTCATAAACATCGGAGCTGAAATTGGGGAAGGCACAATGATAGACATGAACGCCGTACTAGGTGCCAGGGCTACAATAGGTAAAAACGCTCACATCGGCGCAGGAGCAGTTATAGCAGGAGTGCTAGAGCCACCTAGCAAAACCCCAGTTATCATTGAAGATGATGTTTTAGTAGGTGCAAATGCAGTAGTGCTAGAAGGTGTTAGAGTTGGTAAAGGTGCAGTGGTTGCAGCTGGAGCCATGGTTACACAAGATGTACCCCCAAATACAGTGGTTGCAGGATCACCGGCAAGAGTAATCAAAGATAAAGACGAAAAAACAGCAGAAAAAACTCAAATCCTTGACGACCTAAGAAAATAA
- the dapB gene encoding 4-hydroxy-tetrahydrodipicolinate reductase: protein MTPIKTVVYGANGKMGQILCRHLLESQEFELVFGVDKDPTKYENQFPVFKNAYEFQGEIDLIIDFSHYSNLEALIEYATEKKVPTVIATTGLTENHMDLIKRAAKKIPLLYSPNMSLGINILNSILRQYSRVLSDGFDVEIVEKHHNKKIDAPSGTAYLLANTINQALDDSMEFNFGRVGTDCLRNENEIGIHTVRGGSISGEHTVIFAGEQEIIEIKHTALSKDLFAHDALRASKVLVKKPKGYYTMDDIYNL from the coding sequence TTGACACCTATAAAAACTGTAGTCTACGGCGCAAATGGGAAAATGGGGCAAATCCTATGTAGACATTTATTAGAGTCCCAAGAATTCGAACTAGTCTTTGGAGTAGACAAAGACCCAACAAAATATGAAAACCAATTTCCAGTATTCAAAAACGCCTATGAGTTTCAAGGTGAAATTGACCTCATAATCGACTTTTCCCACTACTCAAACTTAGAGGCACTAATAGAATACGCAACTGAAAAGAAAGTACCCACGGTAATTGCTACAACAGGCCTTACTGAAAACCACATGGACCTGATAAAAAGAGCAGCTAAGAAAATCCCGCTGCTATACTCACCTAATATGTCCTTAGGAATAAACATACTTAACAGTATACTTCGTCAATACTCAAGGGTTCTCAGCGATGGATTTGATGTGGAAATAGTTGAAAAACACCACAACAAAAAGATTGATGCACCTAGTGGTACAGCATACCTCTTAGCCAACACCATAAATCAAGCTCTAGATGACTCAATGGAGTTCAACTTCGGCCGTGTAGGAACAGACTGCCTAAGAAATGAAAACGAAATAGGTATCCACACCGTAAGGGGTGGGTCCATATCAGGTGAGCATACAGTAATCTTTGCAGGAGAGCAAGAGATTATTGAAATAAAACATACAGCATTATCAAAAGACCTATTTGCCCACGATGCCCTAAGGGCTAGCAAAGTCCTTGTAAAAAAACCAAAAGGCTACTACACAATGGACGATATATATAATTTGTAA